A genomic region of Lachnoclostridium edouardi contains the following coding sequences:
- a CDS encoding DUF932 domain-containing protein, translated as MKEGLSLQEMAAEIERQSNLKEDYLVDTRNLQMESFGSQVYLHMHENGSDILEPLEVNPIAHRQLGTHLKIPAAYYDRMLTSYPELLTKNVNAWFQKEPSKRMIRTLGGTARAFLSNRYRRIDNLDIARVVLPIIGQMNGARFESCQITDSRMYIKVVNTRLEAEVVPGDIVQAGVIISNSEVGLGSVCIQPLVYRLVCSNGMIVNDAQTRKNHVGRVNDSDEGFLLYSEKTLMAEDHAFILKIQDTVKAAVEEARFSQVVGLMKQAKNTPMNTQDVPGIVRLASKEFHITEDESTGVLQHLIEGNDLSLYGLSNAITRHSQDVESYDRATELESIGYDILSMPPRQWNRINQMAA; from the coding sequence ATGAAAGAAGGATTATCTCTACAGGAAATGGCTGCGGAGATTGAACGTCAGAGCAACCTTAAAGAAGATTATCTGGTGGATACACGAAATCTTCAGATGGAATCTTTCGGTTCCCAGGTCTATCTCCATATGCATGAAAACGGCTCTGACATCTTAGAACCGCTGGAAGTCAATCCGATTGCCCACCGGCAGCTTGGCACCCATTTAAAGATTCCGGCGGCCTACTATGACCGGATGCTTACCAGCTATCCGGAACTCCTCACCAAAAATGTCAACGCCTGGTTTCAAAAGGAGCCCTCAAAGCGTATGATCCGCACACTGGGCGGGACGGCAAGAGCATTCCTAAGCAACCGCTACCGCCGCATCGACAATCTGGATATTGCCAGAGTGGTTCTTCCCATTATTGGTCAGATGAATGGTGCGCGGTTTGAAAGCTGCCAGATTACAGACAGCCGGATGTATATCAAGGTGGTAAACACCCGCCTTGAGGCAGAAGTTGTCCCAGGTGATATTGTACAGGCTGGTGTCATTATCAGTAACAGTGAGGTCGGACTGGGCTCCGTTTGTATCCAGCCTCTGGTTTACCGTCTTGTGTGCAGCAACGGCATGATTGTCAATGATGCGCAGACCCGCAAAAATCATGTTGGACGTGTCAATGATTCTGACGAAGGCTTCCTGCTCTACTCGGAAAAAACGCTTATGGCAGAAGACCATGCATTTATCCTGAAAATCCAGGATACTGTAAAGGCCGCTGTGGAGGAAGCCCGCTTTTCCCAGGTGGTCGGGTTAATGAAACAGGCAAAAAATACGCCCATGAATACCCAGGACGTCCCTGGCATTGTGCGTCTTGCCAGCAAAGAATTTCACATTACAGAGGATGAAAGCACTGGTGTTTTACAACATCTCATTGAAGGAAACGATCTTTCGCTGTATGGATTATCCAATGCAATTACACGTCACAGCCAGGATGTTGAAAGTTACGACAGGGCTACCGAACTGGAAAGCATCGGATACGATATCCTTTCCATGCCGCCCAGACAATGGAACCGAATCAACCAGATGGCAGCCTGA
- a CDS encoding DUF2273 domain-containing protein: MKQEKILWSSISILIGAVIAILALVRGAWQSGLLITVFTLWGLWIIAVLLLPYIHEAKCRQRRKQQIKKRQQEGIIPVTPLQAPLITGEPIESLLLHHVNHRISSYLQSAYPDVKWEWCEKKPEQLALHGGVGRIRVFGVSDFDHADITLDQNANIHCDMIKIVPLPGENEKESIGGNIPPNKQPVDPQIWYEVQGRNVLESLITDLNSRGHSSLTLHENGDICVVENADEIPKKHLSNFPEKVYWSRLVQVLESNGLAAEVTTQGIHVSW; encoded by the coding sequence ATGAAACAGGAAAAAATTCTATGGAGCAGTATTAGTATTCTGATCGGTGCTGTAATCGCAATCCTTGCTCTGGTACGGGGCGCATGGCAGTCTGGACTTTTAATTACCGTGTTTACCCTATGGGGATTATGGATAATCGCAGTTCTCCTGCTGCCCTATATCCACGAAGCCAAATGCCGACAGAGACGAAAACAACAGATTAAAAAGCGGCAGCAAGAGGGGATTATCCCTGTGACTCCATTACAGGCTCCACTGATTACCGGAGAACCGATAGAGAGTCTGCTACTCCATCATGTCAATCACCGAATCTCTTCCTACCTCCAATCTGCCTATCCAGATGTGAAATGGGAATGGTGCGAAAAAAAGCCAGAACAGCTTGCCCTTCATGGAGGCGTCGGCCGCATTCGTGTTTTTGGTGTTTCTGACTTTGATCATGCGGACATAACTCTGGATCAGAATGCCAATATTCACTGCGATATGATTAAAATCGTTCCTTTGCCCGGTGAAAATGAAAAGGAAAGCATTGGAGGTAATATTCCTCCCAATAAGCAGCCTGTAGATCCCCAGATCTGGTACGAGGTACAGGGGCGTAATGTATTGGAATCTCTGATAACAGACCTTAATTCACGCGGTCACAGCAGCCTGACGCTTCATGAAAATGGAGATATCTGTGTCGTGGAAAATGCGGATGAGATTCCCAAAAAGCATCTGTCCAACTTTCCAGAAAAAGTTTACTGGTCCCGTCTGGTCCAGGTTCTGGAAAGCAATGGACTGGCTGCCGAAGTTACCACGCAGGGAATTCATGTTTCCTGGTAA
- a CDS encoding single-stranded DNA-binding protein has protein sequence MAQIFLFGQVENDLEVKKSQKNSSYVCFYVKEQASGRSQSYQVWAWNTDVSRLIQLGVKKGSQIWITGTLQMVDATDSQGIIRTKILKVYLTNWGYISLRSPTHSHVDSKNEPLIPEAVSTSPAEILDGDRDFLPE, from the coding sequence ATGGCACAGATTTTTTTATTCGGTCAGGTGGAGAACGATCTGGAAGTGAAAAAAAGCCAGAAAAATTCTTCCTATGTCTGCTTCTATGTAAAAGAACAGGCAAGCGGCCGAAGCCAGTCCTATCAGGTATGGGCATGGAACACTGACGTTTCACGCCTTATCCAACTGGGAGTAAAAAAAGGAAGTCAAATTTGGATTACCGGCACCCTGCAGATGGTGGATGCTACGGACAGTCAGGGAATCATAAGGACGAAGATTTTGAAGGTATATCTTACCAACTGGGGCTATATTTCCCTGCGTTCTCCTACACACAGTCATGTAGATTCCAAAAATGAGCCCTTAATTCCAGAAGCTGTATCCACATCCCCAGCGGAGATTCTGGACGGCGATCGAGACTTCCTGCCGGAGTAA
- a CDS encoding sigma-70 family RNA polymerase sigma factor, whose protein sequence is MKKEIRLTEMQRTLVEEHLSVVHWTIRKHIHVNESIYGMGYDDLFQEGCIWLCHAAVSYHAEQALFATYAKTVVRNGLISYCRQLCRKENHFVRLTIGEHGELSTEDFIPDRSDTFHSYFSVVETLDFLESFAPNYHGVAKLGIEALELKIKGMSVTEIAQLYHVPTSHVGAWISRSAQKLRNDPNFLSGIL, encoded by the coding sequence ATGAAAAAAGAAATCCGTTTAACAGAAATGCAAAGAACACTGGTAGAAGAACATTTATCTGTTGTCCACTGGACGATTCGTAAACATATCCATGTAAATGAATCTATCTATGGCATGGGGTATGACGACCTGTTTCAGGAAGGCTGCATCTGGCTTTGTCATGCCGCTGTCTCCTATCACGCCGAACAGGCTCTGTTTGCTACTTACGCCAAAACAGTTGTCCGAAACGGACTGATCTCCTATTGCCGCCAGCTATGCAGAAAGGAAAATCATTTTGTAAGGCTGACCATCGGAGAACATGGGGAGCTTTCAACAGAAGATTTCATTCCGGATCGTTCCGATACCTTTCACTCTTATTTTTCAGTTGTGGAAACTCTTGATTTTCTGGAATCCTTTGCTCCAAATTACCATGGAGTAGCAAAGCTTGGCATTGAAGCTCTGGAACTGAAAATCAAGGGTATGAGTGTAACGGAAATCGCCCAGCTTTATCATGTACCGACCTCCCATGTGGGCGCATGGATTTCCCGTTCTGCGCAAAAGCTTAGAAACGATCCAAACTTTTTATCCGGAATCCTGTAA
- a CDS encoding zinc-finger-containing protein, producing MKKYQINCPYCGSPAICRPASTVYGNAVRVKGTYLYLCSRWPACDSYVSAHKKDHRPMGTLANGNLRHKRILAHRALDDLQKSRHMDKWAVYLWLQGKLNLSESQMHIGMFSEDMCDRVIAVCQQNISKHKKAA from the coding sequence ATGAAGAAATATCAAATCAACTGCCCTTACTGCGGTTCTCCTGCTATCTGCCGACCAGCCAGCACGGTATATGGGAATGCTGTCAGAGTCAAAGGCACTTATCTGTATCTTTGTTCCCGCTGGCCTGCCTGCGATTCCTATGTATCCGCCCATAAAAAGGATCATCGTCCTATGGGTACTCTTGCTAATGGCAATCTGCGCCATAAGAGAATCTTAGCACACCGCGCTCTGGATGACCTGCAAAAGAGCCGCCATATGGATAAATGGGCTGTTTACTTATGGCTCCAGGGAAAACTGAATCTGTCTGAATCCCAGATGCACATTGGAATGTTTTCCGAGGATATGTGTGATCGGGTAATCGCAGTCTGCCAGCAAAATATCTCCAAACATAAAAAAGCCGCATGA
- a CDS encoding DUF6133 family protein, which yields MKKMTCSLSSKFHRLVNRTWMAVSNQRGDFYISDAVKIIIAVVLGALLLAALTLIFNDTVIPRITQEIEGLFS from the coding sequence ATGAAAAAAATGACTTGTTCCCTTAGCAGCAAATTCCATCGTCTGGTAAATCGTACCTGGATGGCAGTCTCTAATCAGCGCGGCGATTTTTATATCTCTGATGCTGTAAAAATTATTATTGCGGTCGTGCTGGGCGCTCTGCTTCTGGCAGCATTGACGCTTATTTTCAATGATACCGTCATCCCACGAATCACACAGGAAATCGAGGGGCTATTTAGTTAA
- a CDS encoding type II secretion system F family protein translates to MHWIYIICFSLLSAGLFALFGVKPKDLSDVIFRSQRKTATLTDELNVLMGTPAKGFFNQDYEIKQILKDTGRADRYEAITRLTLILFAVGAVLALLINNVYMVPILGLGFSLIPIWYLRSTAASYKKHLNEELETAISIITTSYLRTEDLIRSVRENLPYINEPVKAGFEAFVYESELINANTTSAINSLKMKIPNRVFHEWANILIQCQSDRSMKNTLPTIVQKFSDVRVVQSELEAMMQGPRREAITMMFLVIANIPLLYFLNKDWFHTLIYTTPGKIALAICAAIILFSLTQIMKLSKPIEYGGDGT, encoded by the coding sequence TTGCATTGGATTTATATCATCTGCTTTTCTTTACTCAGTGCTGGTCTTTTTGCACTGTTTGGCGTGAAACCCAAGGATTTATCAGATGTCATTTTCCGTTCCCAGAGAAAGACCGCTACTCTGACGGACGAGCTGAATGTCCTAATGGGAACGCCGGCAAAAGGATTCTTCAACCAGGACTACGAGATCAAACAGATTTTAAAGGACACTGGGCGAGCTGACCGGTACGAAGCCATTACCCGTCTGACCTTGATTCTGTTTGCTGTAGGTGCTGTTTTGGCGCTTTTAATCAACAATGTATATATGGTTCCCATATTGGGACTGGGATTTTCTCTGATTCCCATTTGGTACCTCCGAAGTACAGCAGCCAGCTATAAAAAGCATCTGAACGAAGAACTGGAAACCGCAATCTCCATCATTACGACCTCCTATCTGCGGACAGAGGACTTGATCCGCTCTGTGAGAGAAAACCTGCCCTACATCAATGAACCGGTCAAAGCAGGGTTTGAAGCATTCGTTTATGAGAGCGAACTTATCAATGCCAATACCACCAGCGCCATCAACTCTCTGAAAATGAAGATTCCCAACAGGGTATTTCATGAATGGGCAAACATTCTCATTCAATGTCAGTCTGACCGCTCCATGAAAAACACACTGCCAACCATCGTACAAAAATTTTCTGATGTCAGGGTCGTGCAGTCGGAGCTGGAGGCTATGATGCAGGGACCGAGACGGGAAGCAATTACCATGATGTTTCTGGTGATTGCTAACATACCATTACTGTATTTCCTTAACAAAGACTGGTTTCATACCCTGATTTACACCACGCCAGGCAAAATTGCTCTGGCAATCTGTGCAGCCATCATTCTGTTTTCGCTGACACAGATCATGAAACTGAGCAAACCGATTGAATATGGAGGTGACGGTACATGA
- a CDS encoding CpaF/VirB11 family protein has translation MNNLNDIFFTPAASEGLTYEKVLEDVQRYFSENHASTIAEAGEGNTLRAAAVLKELMIQYLVKRKYAIDGFTTEELCARLYEDMAGYSFLKKWIYKPGVEEVNINAYNDIEVIMNSGRSIKIPDKFSSPQHAIDVVRRMLNACGMVIDDTMPSVIGFLDKNIRISVDKTPIVDPDVGINASIRIVNQQTVSEQKLLNSGSATAEMLHFLTACIRYGVSVCIAGSTGSGKTTIMAWLLSNVPNNRRLITIEEGSREFDLIKRDENGNILNSVVHLLTRPHENPSMNINQDFLLERVLRKHPDVIGVGEMRSAAESLSAAESSRTGHTVCTTIHSNSCDSTYRRMMTLAKRKYNMDDSILMQIMVEAYPVVVFTKQLEDRSRKIMEIIEGEDYQDGHLLYRSLYKYEVVDNVTDANGEIHVIGHHSRSGQISDALKKRLLDNGISHKELEEFMGKEAY, from the coding sequence ATGAACAATTTGAATGATATTTTCTTTACCCCTGCCGCCAGTGAAGGACTTACTTATGAAAAGGTACTGGAGGATGTGCAGCGGTATTTTTCTGAAAACCATGCTTCTACCATTGCAGAAGCCGGCGAAGGCAATACGCTGCGTGCGGCGGCGGTTCTGAAAGAACTGATGATCCAGTATCTCGTCAAACGTAAATATGCCATTGACGGATTCACGACGGAAGAACTATGTGCCAGACTCTATGAGGATATGGCAGGCTATTCGTTTTTGAAAAAATGGATCTATAAGCCCGGTGTTGAGGAGGTAAACATCAATGCCTACAATGACATTGAAGTAATCATGAACAGTGGGCGCAGCATTAAAATTCCGGACAAATTTTCTTCTCCCCAGCACGCCATTGATGTGGTGCGCCGGATGTTAAATGCCTGCGGTATGGTAATCGATGATACCATGCCTTCAGTCATTGGTTTTTTGGACAAGAATATCCGTATCTCTGTGGATAAGACACCCATTGTTGATCCGGATGTGGGGATAAACGCCTCTATCCGCATTGTAAATCAACAGACCGTATCCGAGCAGAAGCTGTTAAATTCCGGAAGCGCCACAGCGGAGATGCTTCATTTTCTTACTGCATGTATCCGTTATGGCGTATCTGTCTGTATCGCCGGCTCTACCGGTTCCGGCAAAACAACCATCATGGCCTGGTTATTATCCAATGTTCCCAACAACCGCCGCCTGATTACCATTGAAGAAGGAAGCCGGGAATTTGACCTGATTAAACGGGATGAAAACGGCAATATTCTGAATTCCGTCGTCCATCTGCTGACACGTCCCCATGAAAATCCGTCCATGAATATCAATCAGGACTTTCTCTTAGAGCGTGTCCTCAGAAAGCATCCAGATGTGATCGGTGTTGGTGAAATGCGCTCCGCGGCAGAAAGCTTATCTGCGGCAGAAAGTTCCCGTACCGGTCATACAGTCTGTACGACTATCCACTCCAACTCCTGCGACAGCACTTACCGCAGAATGATGACACTTGCCAAAAGAAAATATAACATGGATGATTCCATCCTGATGCAGATCATGGTGGAGGCTTATCCGGTGGTAGTCTTTACCAAACAGCTGGAAGACCGCTCCCGAAAAATTATGGAGATTATCGAAGGAGAAGACTATCAGGACGGTCATCTGCTCTACCGCTCTCTATACAAATATGAAGTGGTTGACAATGTGACAGATGCTAATGGCGAAATCCATGTAATCGGTCATCACAGCAGATCCGGACAAATTTCCGATGCCTTAAAAAAGCGGCTGCTGGACAATGGAATTTCTCATAAGGAATTGGAAGAGTTCATGGGAAAGGAGGCGTATTAG
- the cpaB gene encoding Flp pilus assembly protein CpaB — protein sequence MKLNNRFLFGILSLLLSAVIAFVALPTIARQTNGKTEIVRIKEAILRGEQLTADRLEVVEVGSYNLPPNIARSIEDVKGLYATADLAEGDYILTSKISMTPVSSDVILNSIPSGKTAISLTVKTLASGLSDKLQPNDIIRIYHFLDTAEEVPELRFVKVLSVTDSKGVNVDNSKELTEEEEKQQSATITVLASPEQAKIITALENDGVAHVALISRNNDQLAEELLAEQDLALQEIYFPETLEPAEASMESSQEESAEKSDETLETENLSPAETETAAP from the coding sequence ATGAAACTGAATAACCGTTTTCTTTTTGGCATACTGAGCCTTCTTTTATCAGCCGTCATTGCCTTTGTCGCCCTGCCGACCATCGCCCGGCAGACCAACGGAAAAACTGAAATCGTCCGGATAAAAGAAGCCATTTTACGAGGGGAACAGCTGACCGCTGACCGTTTGGAAGTCGTAGAAGTAGGAAGCTATAACCTTCCCCCAAATATCGCCCGATCCATAGAAGATGTAAAAGGGCTTTATGCTACTGCAGATCTGGCGGAAGGGGATTATATCCTGACGTCTAAGATCAGCATGACTCCCGTTTCCTCGGATGTCATACTAAACAGTATTCCGTCTGGAAAAACTGCCATCTCTCTGACAGTCAAAACCCTGGCCTCCGGTCTTTCCGATAAGCTTCAGCCAAATGACATCATCCGTATCTACCATTTTCTTGATACAGCGGAGGAGGTACCGGAGCTACGCTTCGTAAAAGTTCTTTCTGTTACCGATTCCAAAGGAGTCAATGTGGACAACTCAAAAGAACTGACCGAAGAGGAAGAAAAACAACAGTCTGCAACCATTACCGTTCTGGCAAGTCCGGAACAGGCAAAAATTATTACCGCACTGGAAAACGATGGTGTCGCCCATGTAGCGCTGATTTCCCGCAACAATGACCAGTTAGCAGAGGAACTTCTGGCAGAGCAGGATCTTGCCCTTCAGGAAATCTATTTTCCAGAAACCCTGGAACCTGCGGAAGCCTCTATGGAGTCCTCTCAGGAAGAATCCGCTGAAAAGTCTGACGAAACCCTTGAAACCGAGAACCTATCCCCTGCTGAAACAGAAACAGCCGCACCATAA
- a CDS encoding prepilin peptidase, translating to MTGIRIVNNTVISLYETFILCGIAGFAAYDLEKRRVPDRALAFFCLAALPAPFVHAWPFTGWPIWFLYSLSSVMGAAIGFLILLSASLCSEDARGIGGGDIKLAAIMGFIYGPTRMIALLLAASALSILAVFLFYRKHLKEPVFLPFVPFLAMGSLLITMNTFIR from the coding sequence ATGACTGGTATACGAATCGTGAATAATACTGTAATATCTTTGTATGAAACTTTCATCCTTTGCGGCATCGCTGGATTTGCCGCATATGATTTGGAAAAACGGCGGGTGCCTGACAGGGCTCTCGCCTTTTTTTGTCTGGCTGCACTTCCCGCTCCTTTTGTGCATGCCTGGCCCTTTACGGGATGGCCCATCTGGTTTTTATATAGTCTTTCTTCTGTAATGGGTGCCGCTATCGGATTTTTAATCCTTTTGTCTGCTTCCCTGTGTTCAGAAGATGCCAGAGGAATCGGCGGCGGCGACATAAAACTGGCGGCAATCATGGGATTCATTTATGGTCCCACACGAATGATCGCCCTGCTTCTTGCCGCCTCTGCCCTCTCCATTCTTGCAGTGTTCCTGTTTTACCGGAAACATCTGAAAGAACCTGTTTTCCTTCCATTTGTGCCATTTCTTGCAATGGGAAGCCTTCTCATTACCATGAATACTTTTATCAGATAG
- a CDS encoding DUF6550 family protein, with amino-acid sequence MKKFFKSRGFLVSTLTLFCIGILIACWYVSRDQTAAFQPEETPSVVQSQDWKENQGASESHMEETENLEAYVPPKDSDVQESLDTYPVVSEVSESEVSIDFTPTETPAETPPAPPEGKTLLEDAGPEHPVNPAPEVTSPEPETSANNEPVAGDTNKDGAIYDPVFGWVVPGQVNQSTMDSDGDPNKMVGNMGN; translated from the coding sequence ATGAAAAAATTTTTTAAATCAAGAGGATTTCTGGTTTCCACACTTACACTTTTCTGCATTGGCATCCTTATCGCCTGCTGGTATGTGAGCAGAGACCAAACTGCTGCCTTTCAGCCAGAAGAAACACCCAGCGTTGTCCAATCTCAGGACTGGAAGGAAAACCAGGGAGCTTCTGAAAGCCATATGGAAGAAACAGAAAACTTGGAAGCTTATGTTCCGCCAAAGGATTCGGATGTGCAGGAATCCCTAGATACATATCCAGTTGTGTCCGAAGTATCTGAGAGTGAAGTCTCCATTGATTTCACTCCGACAGAAACACCAGCAGAAACACCTCCTGCCCCACCAGAAGGAAAAACTCTTCTGGAAGATGCAGGACCGGAACATCCGGTCAATCCTGCCCCCGAAGTCACTTCCCCTGAACCCGAAACCTCTGCCAATAACGAACCAGTAGCAGGTGATACCAATAAAGACGGAGCCATTTATGATCCCGTATTCGGCTGGGTAGTCCCTGGTCAGGTAAATCAGTCCACCATGGACAGCGATGGCGATCCCAATAAAATGGTGGGAAACATGGGAAACTGA
- a CDS encoding DUF4320 family protein, whose protein sequence is MVVIIFQNKIRKILKDDSGEANYFSTMVFIFIAVLLLAFIIDLFSIISTKQELDHCADQMVKQIQLSGGLNTETEELFDFLCSQIEGADNISYSIDASYKSPTPSGMHKAIQLGNPFYITIEGDAKLGGFWNFRLIQLRIVARGAGVSEHYWK, encoded by the coding sequence GTGGTGGTTATTATTTTTCAAAACAAAATCCGCAAGATTCTGAAGGATGACAGTGGGGAAGCCAATTATTTCAGCACCATGGTCTTCATCTTCATTGCGGTACTACTGCTGGCTTTTATCATTGATCTGTTTTCCATCATTTCCACGAAGCAGGAACTGGATCACTGTGCAGACCAGATGGTAAAGCAAATTCAGCTGTCAGGCGGTCTAAACACGGAAACAGAGGAACTGTTTGACTTTCTCTGCTCGCAGATCGAAGGTGCTGATAACATTTCCTATTCGATTGATGCGTCCTATAAGTCTCCTACCCCTTCTGGAATGCATAAGGCCATCCAATTGGGAAATCCATTTTATATTACCATTGAAGGTGATGCAAAACTGGGAGGCTTTTGGAACTTCCGGCTGATCCAACTGCGAATCGTTGCCCGCGGCGCCGGTGTCAGTGAGCATTATTGGAAGTGA
- a CDS encoding type IV toxin-antitoxin system AbiEi family antitoxin domain-containing protein, translating to MLEYYEKLLQIKCFSFYDAVKILGDKQKTRNILYMLKKKGLLQSIRRNYYVVISLETKEPVASPFEIASAITADSYISHHSALEFYGLTNQVFSDVFVSTERVFREFDFDGRWYRCIENTRKFGIVQQKRIKVTDLERTILDSIKDFDKIGGLEELLRCLEMITVINEDILIAYLGKYHNQFLSQKAGYLLSFFPRIKLSSSFFSFCKANMGNSSRYLYHDLKDEKNMFVKEWNLCVPENILQLINEGGEAFV from the coding sequence TTGCTTGAATACTATGAAAAATTACTACAAATAAAATGTTTCTCTTTTTACGATGCTGTTAAGATTTTGGGAGACAAGCAAAAGACAAGAAATATACTATATATGCTAAAGAAAAAAGGATTGCTACAATCAATTCGACGCAATTATTATGTCGTTATTAGTCTTGAAACAAAAGAGCCTGTGGCTTCTCCTTTTGAAATTGCTTCTGCAATAACAGCGGATAGTTATATTTCCCATCATTCTGCCTTAGAATTTTATGGGCTTACCAATCAAGTTTTTTCAGATGTTTTTGTTTCTACAGAGCGAGTATTCAGAGAATTTGATTTTGATGGTCGGTGGTACCGATGCATTGAAAATACGAGAAAATTTGGTATAGTACAACAAAAAAGAATTAAGGTAACTGATTTAGAGCGAACGATTCTTGACAGCATAAAGGATTTTGACAAAATTGGCGGTCTTGAAGAATTGTTACGTTGTCTGGAAATGATCACAGTAATTAATGAAGACATACTGATTGCATATCTGGGAAAGTATCACAATCAATTTTTGTCACAAAAAGCAGGATATCTTTTATCCTTTTTTCCACGAATAAAATTATCAAGTTCTTTTTTTTCTTTTTGTAAAGCAAATATGGGAAACAGTTCGCGATATTTGTACCATGATCTAAAAGATGAGAAAAATATGTTTGTAAAAGAATGGAATTTGTGTGTTCCAGAAAATATATTGCAGTTGATAAATGAAGGAGGAGAAGCATTTGTTTAA
- a CDS encoding nucleotidyl transferase AbiEii/AbiGii toxin family protein, which yields MFNYTKAELAEMASRQNFIRDTLEKVIRLSEILDYINSNSIMKKRLVLKGGTAINLTVFHLPRLSVDIDLDYCSEEKREEMMIQRKQISDELNVYMQTQGYTLSPQSKSRHSLDSFVFSYVNLGGMRDNIKIEINYSLRSHLFEPEDKPILADVIHTDNMITVLQPIELFAAKINALLSRSAARDLYDTYNMVRLELFPKEDFEVLRKSIVFYTAISQEEIPEKYDVNRIDRISIRKIRSDLLPVIQKGEFVDLEKIKSHVKDFLTELMVLTVEEEEFLKQFKNKKYIPELLFEDKRIIRRIEKPPMALWKMLEH from the coding sequence TTGTTTAATTATACGAAAGCAGAGTTGGCTGAAATGGCATCCAGGCAAAATTTTATTCGAGATACACTTGAAAAGGTCATCCGGCTAAGCGAGATTTTGGATTATATTAACAGTAACTCGATTATGAAAAAACGCCTGGTTCTTAAAGGGGGAACAGCAATTAACCTGACCGTTTTTCATCTACCAAGATTATCCGTTGATATTGATTTGGATTATTGTTCAGAAGAAAAGCGCGAGGAGATGATGATCCAACGAAAACAAATATCAGACGAGTTAAATGTTTATATGCAGACACAGGGGTATACTTTAAGTCCTCAAAGTAAAAGTCGTCATAGTTTAGATTCATTTGTGTTTTCTTATGTGAATTTGGGAGGCATGCGAGACAATATTAAAATAGAAATAAATTATTCGTTGAGAAGTCATTTGTTTGAGCCAGAAGATAAGCCAATTTTGGCAGATGTGATTCATACTGACAATATGATTACAGTTCTTCAGCCAATAGAACTTTTTGCGGCAAAAATTAATGCATTGCTTAGCCGTTCTGCAGCCAGAGACCTTTATGATACATATAATATGGTTCGTTTGGAATTATTCCCCAAAGAAGATTTTGAAGTATTGAGAAAATCAATCGTATTTTACACAGCGATATCACAGGAAGAAATTCCTGAAAAGTATGATGTGAATAGGATTGACCGGATTAGCATTAGAAAGATAAGAAGCGATTTGCTTCCGGTTATTCAAAAAGGTGAATTTGTTGATCTTGAAAAAATCAAAAGCCATGTAAAGGACTTTTTGACGGAGTTGATGGTTCTTACTGTAGAGGAGGAAGAATTTCTTAAACAATTTAAAAATAAGAAGTATATACCGGAACTGCTTTTTGAAGATAAACGGATTATTAGGCGCATTGAAAAGCCTCCAATGGCATTATGGAAAATGTTGGAACATTAA